The genomic region GCAGCCACGGCATCACCAGCACCAGGGCGACGAAGAAGGCGAGCTTGAGCGGGGCGAAGAACGGCGAGGCGACCTCGACCGCGATCATGTGCGCGCCTTCCGGCAACCGGGCCACCAGCGGCGCGGCCAGCCAGGCGTACAGCTTGTGCGAGAACGGCATCACCACCAGCAGCGCGGCGAGCAGGCCGAGCACGGCACGCAGCAGCCGGCTGCGCAGCTCGACCAGATGGTCGAGCAGGCGCGGCTCCTCGGCCGCACCGTGCCCGCCGGCATGGGGATCAGGCGCGCGGGGCTGGGTCATCGGATGGCGGCGTGTCGGTGGGGGCGGGCGGGTCGCCGGCAGGCTCGGACGGGGCTGGATCCGCGGCGGCGCGGTCCGGGTCCATCGTTTCGATCTCGCGCCTGAGCGCGGCGCCGCCTTCATTGAGGCTGCGGCCGGCCTCGCGCAGGTCGTCGCGGGCGTCGAGCAGGCTGCGTTTGAGTTCTTCGTCGGCCAGCTCGCGCTCGAACTCGGTCTTCACCGAGTACCACTGCGCACGCGCGCGCCGCACCCACAGGCCGGCGAAACGCGCGGCCCTGGGCAGGCGCTCGGGCCCGAGCACGAGCAGCGCGATCACCGCGATCACGAAGATCTCGGTAAAGCCGATGTCGAACATGTCAGGCGAAAACGCGTGCGGGGCCGGGATCAGCGCGGATCGCGCTCGTCCTCGGCTTTCTGCCCGCTGCGCGTCTGGGTGGACGAGGAAGCGTCGTCCTGCGGCAGTTGCTTCGGCGCGTCGTCGGCCTGGTCATCGGTCTTGACGCCGTCCTTGAAGCCCTTCACGGCTTCGCCCAGGTCCTTGCCGATGTTCTTCAGCCGCTTGGTACCGAACACCAGCACCACGATCAGGAGGACGACCAGCCAGTGCCAGATGCTGAAACTGCCCATGGGATTGCCCGTTGGTAAGTGGGCCTCACAGGATAGCGCAGTGCCGGCTCCAACCCGATGACAGCGGACGCAGACCCGACTTGAAAGACCTCATCCACCCGCCATCCCGCGATTGCGGGAGGTGACGACGCTCACGGTCCGGGGTCGGTCCGCCCGTTCAGTGCGGCAACGGCTCGGCCTGGACCGGCTCCTGGATCGGCTCCTCGACCGTCTCGAACCCGCCCGATTGCGGCTCGGCCTGGCCGATCGGCGCGGTGCTCGCGGGCGGCGGCTCGACCGTGGTGGTCGGCAGGGTCGCGTCGGCCGGGGCCGGCCGGGTGTCGGTGCCGCGGGCGGCGCGGGCGGCGGCGGTGGCCTCCTCCAGCTGGTCGCGGAAATCGACCACCGCATCCGACGGGGTCTGTCTGGTGCGGCCCTCGAAGATCATCCGCGGGGTGGTGCCGTCGCCATAGACCGCCAGGTTGGCCTTGTCGTCGATGCTCAGCACCGCACCGTCCAGGGCGATGCCGGCGAACAGGCCGCGTGCGCGCGACCACGACCAGATCTCGGCCTTGAGCTGGCCGTCGGTGGCGGTGGCGGCATTGCGGCCGACCGGACCGGCGGCGACGCCGGCATCGGCGCCGAGGGTGACCTTGCCGTTGACGATCGAATCGAGCCCGCGCGCCTTGCGGAACACCAGCACCACGTCGGCCGACTGCACCCCGGCCTGGAAACCGACACTGCCGCCGGTCAGCTTGACGAAGCTCGGCTGCGACCAGGTGCCGTCCGGATTCTTGACCGACATCAGCCCGTGGCCACGGCGGCCACCGAGCACCAGGCCGATCTTGAGCGTGTCGGGCACGACCACGATCCCCTTGGCCTCGTCGAACAGCTTGTCCGGGATCGCCGACTCCGGGATCCCCTGCACCTCGGCCAGGACCCGCAACGCATCGCGGGCGCGCTGGTCCTCGGTCGGGCCGGCAACGGCGGTGGTGGCGGCAGTAGCGACGCCAGCCAGCAGGATGGCTGCAAAGGACTTCCGGGCTAAGGATTTCAGGAACGCGATGTGGAGGAGCATGGCGGCCTCACGGCAGGGTTTGGCGACGATTGTGATCCAGCGTGACGGAGTGCGAATGAATCCGTGCGAAATCCGCGACAACACAGGGATGATGCGGCCTGTCGCACCCTGCGCGGCCCTCCCCCGGCTGAACCCGATCGCACCACCTGTCATGCTATGCGGCCCCGGATGCCAGCCGCAGACGCCAGCCCGATGTCCCCATCACCCGCCACCGCCGTCGTCCTCGTCAACCTCGGTACGCCCGATGCGCCGACCGCGGCCGCGGTGCGCCGCTACCTGGCCGAGTTTCTCAGCGACCCGCGCGTGGTCGACATGCCGCGCTGGCTGTGGCTGCCGGTCCTGCACCTGGCGATCCTGCCGCTGCGCTCGCGGGTGGTGTCGGAGAAATACGCCAGCATCTGGATCGAAGGCGAGCACGGCCCTGCCCAGAACGGCCGCGCCGAGAATGGCAACTCGCCGCTGGCGGTGTATACCCGCCGGCTGACCCGGGCGCTGCAGGCCGAACTGCCGCAGGCGCATGCATCGGGCGTGCGGGTGATCGATGCGATGCGCTACGGCAACCCTTCGCTTGCAGCGACCTTGCAACGGCTGCGCGACGAGGGTGCGCAACGGATCGTGGTGCTGCCGCTCTACCCGCAGTATTCGACCTCGACCACGGCCTCGGTGGGCGACGTGGTGGCGAAGTTTCGTGCATCCGCGCCCGGCGTCGAGGTGAAGATGGTCGAGGACTATCACCTCGACCCCGGCTGGGTCGCTGCGGTCGCCGACTCGATCCGCGCCCACCGCGAAGCCAATGGTGCCGGCGAACACCTGCTGTTCTCGTTCCATGGCCTGCCGCAGCGCTTCGTCGACAACGGCGACCCGTATGCGCGCCAGTGCGAGGCCAGCGTGGCCGCGATCGCCGCCGCGCTGGGTCTGGCCGACGATGCCTGGACGCTGTGCTACCAGTCGCGCTTCGGACGCGAGCCGTGGCTGGAGCCGTCGACCGAGGCCACCCTGGCCACGCTCGCCGACCGTGGGGTGAAAACCGTGGACGTGGTCGCCCCCGGCTTCGCGGTCGATTGCATCGAAACGCTTGAGGAGGTCGCCATGATGCTGGCCAAGGGCTTCGCCGGACGCGGCGGCACGCTGCGCTACATCCCCTGCCTCAATGCGGAACCGGCGCACGCGCGTGCGCTGGCGGATATCGTGCGCCCGGTGCTGCAGGCGACCGAGGCATGAGCGCGCCGATGCGCGAGCTCGTCCTCGATACCCCGATGGGCCGGATGAGCGGCCTGCGCGGCGGCCCGTCGAACGGTACACGCGTACTGGCCCTGCACGGCTGGCTCGACAACGCCGCCAGCTTCGTGCCGCTGCTACCGCACCTGGACGGCCTCGACCTGGTCGCGATCGACCTGCCCGGCCACGGCCGCAGCGCGCATCTCGCACCCGGCGCCGACTACTCGTTCGCCGGCGCGGTCAACGCGGTGCTCGACGTCGCCGACGCGCTGGGCTGGGAGCGCTTCGCCCTGCTCGGCCATTCGATGGGCGCCGGCATCGCCAGCCTGCTCGCCGCAGCCTGCCCGCAACGGGTCGAGCGGCTGCTCGCGATCGAGGCGCTCGGCGCGCTGGCCGATGAGGTCGACAATACGGTGGTGCGGATGCGGGACGCGATCATCGCGACACGCGCGCTGCAGGGCAAGTCGCTGCGAGTGTTCCCCGACCTCGCGCAGGCGGTGCGTGCGCGCATGAGCGCCGGCCACCGGCTCGGCAGTCGCCTCGCCGAGCCGGCCGCACGGCTGCTGGTCGAGCGCGGTACGGCGCCGGTCGAGGGCGGCTTTGTCTGGTCCAGCGACCCGCGCCTGACCCTGCCGACCTTCCAGCGCCCGACCGAGGCGCAGGTCAATGTGCTGGTGGCCGGGATCGAATGCCCGGCACGGGTGATCTTCGCCGACCCGGCCCAACCCTACCTGCCCGATCCGCTGCGCCGCGAACGCGTCGCCCTGCTGCCGCGTGGCGAGCTGGTGGTGATCGAGGGCGGCCACCATCTGCACATGGAACAACCAGAAGCGGTGGCACAGGCCATCGGCGATTTCTTCATCGCCCCGTAGGACCGCCGCACAGCGCGCGCATCATCGCCTTCAGGCGGCGGCCTTCGGCATGGAAATAGTCGCGTTCGGCGCGCCAGTCGGGGAAGCGAGCCTCGACCTCGCGCCAGAACGCGTGCGAGTGGTCGGCGTGGACCAGATGGCAGAGTTCGTGCACCAGCACGTACTCGAACGCCGACGGCCGTGCCAGCACCAGGCCGAGGTCCAGCGCCATGGTGCCGTCCGGGGCCAGCGAACCCCATTGCGAACTCATCACCTTCAGCCGCACCCGCCGCGGTGCGCACGGCAGCCCGGACAGGTAGCGCGGCAGCCAGCGACCGACATCGGCGCGCGCCTGCGCCTCGTAGAAGTCGCGCAGCGCGCGGCGCAATGCCGGGTCGCCGGCACGAGGGTTGGCGATGAACAGCAAGTGGCCGTCGGCTTCGGCCTGCAGCCGGGTGAAGCGGCCTTCCCGCCATTCGACCGGTAGGCTGTCGCCGCGCAGCGGCAGGGCGACGGTCTCGCCCTTGATCAGGGTCGGCAGGGCGTCGATGGTATAGCGGTCGATCTGCTCGGCCAGCCAGCTGCCGTGTTCGAGCGCGAAGCGCTCTGCGGCGACCAGAGACGAACGCGGCGGCAGGGTCAGGCGCGCACCGCGCTCATCGACCGACAACCGCAACCGCCGAGCGCGCGGATCGCGCACCCGTGTCATTTCGATCAGGCGGCCGTCGGGCAGGGTGAACTCGACGGCTTCGCGCTCGACACGGCCAACGGACCGTGCCCGCGGCGCGAGCAGGCGGAAAGGGGGTGTCATCGACGTATGGGCAACTGCGAGGCGGGAGGAGGACTCGACGCCGTCCCCGCGCGGCGGAAACGGCGATCAAGAACAGGCGACGTCGTACATCACCGATCTTCCATGGATGGAGGCATGATACCTCCGGGCATCGTCGCCAGGACATCGTGAAGGCGAGTCCACCAGGTGCGTACGGAGTGTGGGAACGCCTTGCCGGCCCCGAAAACTGCGCGGCAGCTCTCGGGGCTTACCAGGCACAGCTTGGTAGCAGTCAGTCGACCTTGCTGAGCTTGAGCGCCGACTCCAGCACCGCGAACAGGCGCTTGGTCTCGCCTGCCATCAGTGCGAAACGGGCGTCGAGCTCGGCGCGCATGTCCTCGGTGTCGGTGGCCTCGAGCTCGTCGACGGCACCGTCGAGCAGCTTGAACTTGCGGATCACCAGGTCCTCGCCGAGCACGAAGCTGACGTGGTCGTCGAGATTCAGCGCCAGCCGGGTGACCTGCTTGCCGGACTCCAGGTGCTTGTTGATCTCGTCCGATTGCAGTTCCATCCGCTGCACCTTGACCACCGCGCCCTGGTCGACCGGATCGCGCAGCTCGCATTCGTCGCCCAGCGACAGGCCGTCGGGCAGCGGCTCGCCGGCGAGCCAGCCGGTCAGAATCGAGCGCGGGGCGACCTCGGCATTGAGCGGCAACGCCGGGAAACTGCCCATCGCACGGCGGATCTCGCTGACCACGGTCTCGGCGTTCTTGCGGCTGGACGTGTCGACCACGACGATGCCGTGACTGCGGTCGATCAGTGCATCGGTGCGGCTGGGCTTGATGAAGGCGCGCGGCAGCAGGTCGGTGATCAGTTCGTCCTTGATCCGCTTGCGGGTGCGACCACCGGGCTTGCGGCCTTCCTTGCGCTCGATCTCGGCCAGCTTCTTGCCCAGCATGTCGTTGACCACGCTGCCCGGCAGCAGCCGGTCCTCGCCGCCGACGGTCAGCCACATCGCGTCGTTGACCGCGTGCGACAGGGCCTCGGCATCGCGCCCGAACGGGCTGATGAAACCGCGGCTGGACAGCTCCAGCGGGCCGACCGGCTTGAGCTGGCATTCGTCGAGGCCGCTGTCGAGGTCGTCGAACTTCTGCGCGGTGGGGAAGCGGAACAGGGTCAGGTTGCGGAAGAACATCGAATCGAGGATTCCTTGCGTCATGGTCATCCCGAACGAAGTGAGGGATCTGCTTTTCTTGCCGTGGCAAAGCAGACTCCTCGGGCATCGCCCTCGGAATGACAGGGGTTATTCGTTCGCGTGCGGCTCGCCGGCCAGCCACGCATGCATGTCGGGCACGTCGCCGCCATGGCGGCCGAGCGCGAGGAAATCGAACAGCTTCGGGTCGCTGAGCTGCGACGGACGAATGTCGCCAAGCGCACGCGCGATCGTCTCGATGCGGCCGGGCGACTCGCGCTCCCATGCCGCCATCATCTTCCCGACCTGCTTGCGCTGCAGGTTCTCCTGCGAACCGCACAGGTTGCAGGGGATGATCGGGAACTGCTTGAGCTCTGCATAGCGGGCGATGTCGTCTTCGCGCACATAGGCCAGCGGGCGGATCACCACGTGCTTGCCGTTGTCGCTGAGCAGCTTGGGCGGCATGCCCGACAGCTTGGCGTGGAAGAACAGGTTGAGGAAGAACGTCGCCACCAGGTCGTCGCGATGGTGGCCGAGCGCAATCTTGTTGAAGCCGTACTCCTCGGCGTAGGTGTACAGCGCGCCGCGACGCAACCGCGAGCACAACGAACACATGGTCTTGCCTTCCGGCACCACGCGGGTGACCACCGAGTAGGTGTCCTGCTCGATGATGTGGTGGTCGACGCCGATCGAGCGCAGGTACTCCGGCAGCACGTGTTCCGGGAAGCCGGGCTGCTTCTGGTCGAGGTTGACCGCGGTGATCGAGAACTCGACCGGCGCCCTCGATTGCAGCTGCAGCAACACGTCGAGCATCGTGTAGCTGTCCTTGCCGCCGGACAGGCAGACCATGACCCGGTCGCCGTCCTCGATCATGCCGAAGTCGGCGATCGCGCGGCCGACCTGGTGGCGCAGGCGCTTGGCCAGCTTGTTGGCCTCGTGCGCGGCGCGGCGCGGCAGCGGTTCGGCTAGGGGCAGGACAGTATTCATCGACCGCCAGATTCTACCGGAGTGCCCCGCCGGACGAGCAGCCAGGCCGGATCGTCATGACGCAACAGCCGGCGGCGCGCTAAGCTGCCGACAGCGATCCAAGCCCGGCCCAGCCCGCATGCTCGAGAACGACGACCCCGCCATCATCGCCCGCCGCCTGGGCGAGCTGCGGCTCGAACACCGCGACCTCGACGCGGCCATCGTCCGTCTGGTCGCGCTGGGAAGCAGCGACCCGCATGACGACCTCGCGCTCAAACGGATGAAGAAACGCAAGCTGTGGCTGAAGGACTGCATCGCCCGGCTCGAGAGTGCGCTGATTCCCGACGAGCCGGCCTAGGGCCGCCAGTTTCCGCGCAACTCGAACCTCACCCGCCCGCAACGGGCTCGGCCGGTATGTCTCCGGCAACCTCCGGCGCCATCTCCGGGCTGATCTTCTCGATCGTGTGGCGCAGTTCGCGGCCGAGGATGAACTTGGCGTCGCGGGCCCACTGGTCGAGACGGTTGTCGAAGGCGAGCTTGCCGTCATCGTCGCTCCAGACCAGACCCAGCTCGCGCAGTTTCTGGATGAAGCCGCGGAACAGGGTCTTGTCGAAGAACTCCGGCGCGGCCGGTGCGTACAGCAGACTCAGGCGCTGCGCGGTGAGCTGGCACATGCTTTCCAGCTGACCGGCAGTAAGGGTGCCGGCGCCGTTCTTGGCCAGCACCGAGATCGCGATGTAATAGCGCTCGAACGCCTGCTGCAGCGAATGGCCGATCGCGCGCAGGCGGAACACCTCGTCGCTCTGGCCGGGGCTGCGGGCAAGGATGCCGCCCTCGTCGTCGCTGACCCGCTGCAGCAGCCCCTCGTCGATGAACACGCCAATGGTGGCCTCGATGCGGGCGGCGAACTCGTCTTCGCTCCACGGCAGGAACAGTTCGGCCTGCAGGAACGGGTACACGCTGCGGCCCAACCGCAGCAGGCCGGCCAGACTCATGCGCCGGTTGTGCTGGAAGCAGCAGGCGATCCACGATGCGGCGGTGAACAGGTGGACGACGTTGTTGCGGTAGTAGCTCAGCAGCACCGCGTTGTCGCCTGACACGCCGAGCACGTCGCCGAGCGGATGCGCGGTACGGACGAGCACGCCGATTTCCTCGCCGTGGGCGATGATCTGTTCGGGCGGGTGCGGGGTGACGGTGACGCGCTCGCCGTAAGGCACCTGGTCGAGCAGGGTCTTGCTCAACGCGATCTGGGCCAGCAGGTCGCCCTCGCCCATCGCGTGCTTGGGCGTGGACAGCAGTGCCAGCGCGAGCAGGTTGATCGGATTGACGTCGGCGGCGCGATTGACGTTGACCTGGATGCGCTGCGCGAGTCCGTCGATGGTCTCCGCCAGCCAGGCCGGCTTTTCCTCCTCCGACAGCGGCTCGCCATTCCAGCCCGGCGCATGCTCGGCGAGCATGTCGTTGAGCCGGATCGGCTCGCCGAAGTTCACCACCACCTGGCCGTAGTTGCTGCGCAGGACCTTGGGGATGCCGGTCAGCAACTGCCAGATCGACTCCTTGTTCTTGGGCTTGCCAGACAACTCGTCGAGGTAGCTGTTGCCCTCCATCAGCTTCTCGTAGCCGATGTAGACCGGCTGGAACAGCACCGGCCGGGTCGGCTGGCGCAGATAGGCGCGCACGGTCATCGCCAGCGAGCCGCCCTTGGGAGGCAGCAGCCGACCGGTACGCGAGCGGCCGCCCTCGATGAAGTATTCGATCGAGTAGCCGCCGGCGACCAGCTGCGCCATGTACTCGCGGAACACCGCCGAGTACAGCGCGTTGCCGCGGAACGTGCGGCGGGCGAAGAACGCACCGCCCTTGCGCAGGAAGGTGCCGATGACCGGCAGGTTGAGGTTGACCCCGGCAAAGATGTGCGGCGGCACGATGCCGCGGGTGTACAGCAGGTAGCTCAGCAGCAGGTAGTCCATGTGGCTGCGGTGGCTGGGCACGTAGACCACCTCGTGGCCGGGGGCGTCCTGCTTGAGCTTGTCGAGGTGGTGGACCAGCACGCCGCGGTAGATCCGGTTCCAGACGAAGGTGAGCAGGAAGCTGGCCGAGCGCACCACCGGGTGCGAGTAGTCGGCGGCGATCTCGTAGGCGTAGGCGTGCGCCTTCTTCCAGGCGTCGGTCTGGGAGGTCTTGTCGCGGCGGGCCTGGTCGGCGATCGCCTCCTTGACCGTCGACGCGGCCAGCACCCGGTCGACCAGCAGGCGGCGGGTCGACAGGTCGGGGCCGATGATCGCGGCACGGATGCGGCGGAAATGCGCGCGCAGCACCCGCGACAGTTTGCGCACGGTGCGCTCGGGCGGCAGGCCTTCATCGCTGATTCCGCGCAGCGACACCGGCGGCGCGAACCGGACCAGGGTGTCGCGCCCATTGAGCAGGATCGCGAGCAGGCGGCGGAAGCGGCCGACCAGCGCCCAGTTCTCCGAGAACAGCACCGAGAACCAGCCGCTCTGCTTGTCCGGCGCACGGCCGACGAAGATCGACACCGGCACCAGTTGCACGTCGAGCCCGGGCTCGGCGCGATGCGCCTCGAGCAGGCGCGCCAGCGATTCGGAATGACTCTTGCCCGAGGGCGGCGAGCTCCCCAGCGGCACGCGGGTGGCATTGCGCCGCGACAGCGCAACGTAGGCGCGCTTGCGGCCGAGCGGATCGCCCGGCAGCGGCTGCAGCGGTGAGGGCAGGCCGGCCTCGCGACAGGCGCGGTCGAGGATCAGCGCGTTGGACAGGCCGTAGTCCTCGAGCACGTAGCAGAGCGGGCGGCCGCGGCCGTCGTCATGGATGCCGGGGTCCGACGGTTCGATGGTCAGCGAGACCCATGGCGCCAGCATCCGCCCGAGCAGGCGCGCCCACCAGGGGCGGCGGGTACGCACCGGGCGCGAGGCGGCGGGCGCGACGGCCGGGGCGGCGTCGGAGATTGGCGGCGGGCTGGGATCGGCGGCATCCCCGTCACCCGTGTGGCTCGGCTTCACCTCCGCCGACGGCATGGACATGGCGGAGTCGGCCGGCGCGTCCGCGGTCTTCGACGGGTCGGCGGCGTCCGGGAATGGCAGGGGCGACTGTTTCGGCATCCCCATCATTATGCCGGTAGCCGGCGACGGGTAGCGTTTGCCCGACTCAGGATGCCGCCGCCGCAGGCTCGCCGCTATCGGCGCCAGTCCCATCGGGCGCGGCGTCCGGCTCCCCCGCATCGGTCTCGCCAGTCGACGGCAGCGGCCCGGCCTCGTTCTCGGCATGGCGCAGCAGATCGCTCAGGTACCAGCGGTCGTCATGGCGCTCCAGCGCGAGCACCACGTCGATCTCCTGCCCGGCCAGGACGTAGCGCAGGCGCACCTGTGCCCGGTCGCCGGTCTGTTCGACCAGACTGGATTCGACACTGTCCAGCGCGGCATCCAGGTCCAGGCCGTAGTCGGCCAGCACCTGCTTCAACGTTTGGATGAAGGGCGTCATCCGTTCCAGGCCGGGCTCCAGGCCGGCCGCGGCAAAGGCGTCATCGCCGGCCAGCCCGGTTTCACGGGCCGCGGCCGCCAGCCGGGCCAGTGCCGGACCGGCACGCTGGCGATCGGACAGTGGCGCCTGCTGACCCCACTGGCTGAGCACGGCGGCCAGTTGCACGTAGTGCTCGCGCTCCGCGTCGCTGTAGTCGGAGTGGTTGTTGATGTACTGCGCCGCGAACAGACCCAAGGCCGAGGCGGTGGCGCGCAGTTCGCGGGTGGCGCCAGCGAACTGGCGGTTGTAGACCGCCATCAATTCCTGCTCCGAGTCCGGCTCGGCCAGGGCGGTGATCATCGCCGGCAACTGCTCGTCCAGAGGCAACAGGGTCAGCGGCCACAGCGTGCGGCCCTGCGACCACGCGACGCCCAGCCGCGCATGCAGCGCGGGCGGTACCGCGTGACGGGCATAGGCGTTGAGATCATTGCGGCGCAGGTCGTCGACCAGTTGAGCCACCGCTTCGGTCGGGCGGTTCGGCGCAGTTCCGACGTCCAGCGGCGCCGGCTCAGGCCGGCAAGCCGCCAACAATACCGCCCCGGCCAGCACGGCCCATAACCAACGCTGGCGATTGACCGGAGCCCCCCGGAAACCTTGCATGCGCATCCCCCCTTTCGCTGACCGGCATCTTGGCGGTCGCGGTACGGGCAGACAAGGCGGGGTATTGCCAACCTGGTCGCGGATCGAACCCGCAATCGAGACGCATCGGGCACGGTGCTCAACGTTGCGTGGGAACTGACACAGGACGTCATAAGTTGTCGCTGAACCAGGCAACAGAACAGAAAACATGATGGTTGCGTGAAGTAATGCGCTCTGCACCACACCACTTCAGAGCCGCTTCAGCGCCTTAATGTGATGCGCATCTCAATAGTTGGCACGATTCCTGCTCGCCTCTTCACGTTTTCTTCATCTTGCCCAGCGTCCATCCGACACAAGCCGCAACCACTCCCCCCACCCTTCAGACCCAGCGAGCCAACATGCCCATGAACCTCAAGCACAGCCTTCTCGCCGCCGCCGTCCTGGCGGTCGCACTTCCGCTCACCACCCACGCCAATTCGAGCTTCATCGACGGCAACGGCAGCGCGACCGCGCACCTGGACTTCCAGGTGACCGTGCCGCGGGTCCTGCTCCTGCGCGTCGGCTCCGACGCCGGCA from Lysobacter alkalisoli harbors:
- a CDS encoding YdcH family protein is translated as MLENDDPAIIARRLGELRLEHRDLDAAIVRLVALGSSDPHDDLALKRMKKRKLWLKDCIARLESALIPDEPA
- the tatB gene encoding Sec-independent protein translocase protein TatB, translated to MFDIGFTEIFVIAVIALLVLGPERLPRAARFAGLWVRRARAQWYSVKTEFERELADEELKRSLLDARDDLREAGRSLNEGGAALRREIETMDPDRAAADPAPSEPAGDPPAPTDTPPSDDPAPRA
- the ttcA gene encoding tRNA 2-thiocytidine(32) synthetase TtcA, whose translation is MNTVLPLAEPLPRRAAHEANKLAKRLRHQVGRAIADFGMIEDGDRVMVCLSGGKDSYTMLDVLLQLQSRAPVEFSITAVNLDQKQPGFPEHVLPEYLRSIGVDHHIIEQDTYSVVTRVVPEGKTMCSLCSRLRRGALYTYAEEYGFNKIALGHHRDDLVATFFLNLFFHAKLSGMPPKLLSDNGKHVVIRPLAYVREDDIARYAELKQFPIIPCNLCGSQENLQRKQVGKMMAAWERESPGRIETIARALGDIRPSQLSDPKLFDFLALGRHGGDVPDMHAWLAGEPHANE
- the tatA gene encoding Sec-independent protein translocase subunit TatA, whose protein sequence is MGSFSIWHWLVVLLIVVLVFGTKRLKNIGKDLGEAVKGFKDGVKTDDQADDAPKQLPQDDASSSTQTRSGQKAEDERDPR
- a CDS encoding recombination-associated protein RdgC, whose protein sequence is MFFRNLTLFRFPTAQKFDDLDSGLDECQLKPVGPLELSSRGFISPFGRDAEALSHAVNDAMWLTVGGEDRLLPGSVVNDMLGKKLAEIERKEGRKPGGRTRKRIKDELITDLLPRAFIKPSRTDALIDRSHGIVVVDTSSRKNAETVVSEIRRAMGSFPALPLNAEVAPRSILTGWLAGEPLPDGLSLGDECELRDPVDQGAVVKVQRMELQSDEINKHLESGKQVTRLALNLDDHVSFVLGEDLVIRKFKLLDGAVDELEATDTEDMRAELDARFALMAGETKRLFAVLESALKLSKVD
- a CDS encoding M48 family metallopeptidase, producing the protein MTPPFRLLAPRARSVGRVEREAVEFTLPDGRLIEMTRVRDPRARRLRLSVDERGARLTLPPRSSLVAAERFALEHGSWLAEQIDRYTIDALPTLIKGETVALPLRGDSLPVEWREGRFTRLQAEADGHLLFIANPRAGDPALRRALRDFYEAQARADVGRWLPRYLSGLPCAPRRVRLKVMSSQWGSLAPDGTMALDLGLVLARPSAFEYVLVHELCHLVHADHSHAFWREVEARFPDWRAERDYFHAEGRRLKAMMRALCGGPTGR
- the plsB gene encoding glycerol-3-phosphate 1-O-acyltransferase PlsB produces the protein MMGMPKQSPLPFPDAADPSKTADAPADSAMSMPSAEVKPSHTGDGDAADPSPPPISDAAPAVAPAASRPVRTRRPWWARLLGRMLAPWVSLTIEPSDPGIHDDGRGRPLCYVLEDYGLSNALILDRACREAGLPSPLQPLPGDPLGRKRAYVALSRRNATRVPLGSSPPSGKSHSESLARLLEAHRAEPGLDVQLVPVSIFVGRAPDKQSGWFSVLFSENWALVGRFRRLLAILLNGRDTLVRFAPPVSLRGISDEGLPPERTVRKLSRVLRAHFRRIRAAIIGPDLSTRRLLVDRVLAASTVKEAIADQARRDKTSQTDAWKKAHAYAYEIAADYSHPVVRSASFLLTFVWNRIYRGVLVHHLDKLKQDAPGHEVVYVPSHRSHMDYLLLSYLLYTRGIVPPHIFAGVNLNLPVIGTFLRKGGAFFARRTFRGNALYSAVFREYMAQLVAGGYSIEYFIEGGRSRTGRLLPPKGGSLAMTVRAYLRQPTRPVLFQPVYIGYEKLMEGNSYLDELSGKPKNKESIWQLLTGIPKVLRSNYGQVVVNFGEPIRLNDMLAEHAPGWNGEPLSEEEKPAWLAETIDGLAQRIQVNVNRAADVNPINLLALALLSTPKHAMGEGDLLAQIALSKTLLDQVPYGERVTVTPHPPEQIIAHGEEIGVLVRTAHPLGDVLGVSGDNAVLLSYYRNNVVHLFTAASWIACCFQHNRRMSLAGLLRLGRSVYPFLQAELFLPWSEDEFAARIEATIGVFIDEGLLQRVSDDEGGILARSPGQSDEVFRLRAIGHSLQQAFERYYIAISVLAKNGAGTLTAGQLESMCQLTAQRLSLLYAPAAPEFFDKTLFRGFIQKLRELGLVWSDDDGKLAFDNRLDQWARDAKFILGRELRHTIEKISPEMAPEVAGDIPAEPVAGG
- a CDS encoding lipid-binding SYLF domain-containing protein, with amino-acid sequence MLLHIAFLKSLARKSFAAILLAGVATAATTAVAGPTEDQRARDALRVLAEVQGIPESAIPDKLFDEAKGIVVVPDTLKIGLVLGGRRGHGLMSVKNPDGTWSQPSFVKLTGGSVGFQAGVQSADVVLVFRKARGLDSIVNGKVTLGADAGVAAGPVGRNAATATDGQLKAEIWSWSRARGLFAGIALDGAVLSIDDKANLAVYGDGTTPRMIFEGRTRQTPSDAVVDFRDQLEEATAAARAARGTDTRPAPADATLPTTTVEPPPASTAPIGQAEPQSGGFETVEEPIQEPVQAEPLPH
- the hemH gene encoding ferrochelatase, with translation MSPSPATAVVLVNLGTPDAPTAAAVRRYLAEFLSDPRVVDMPRWLWLPVLHLAILPLRSRVVSEKYASIWIEGEHGPAQNGRAENGNSPLAVYTRRLTRALQAELPQAHASGVRVIDAMRYGNPSLAATLQRLRDEGAQRIVVLPLYPQYSTSTTASVGDVVAKFRASAPGVEVKMVEDYHLDPGWVAAVADSIRAHREANGAGEHLLFSFHGLPQRFVDNGDPYARQCEASVAAIAAALGLADDAWTLCYQSRFGREPWLEPSTEATLATLADRGVKTVDVVAPGFAVDCIETLEEVAMMLAKGFAGRGGTLRYIPCLNAEPAHARALADIVRPVLQATEA
- a CDS encoding alpha/beta fold hydrolase, translated to MRELVLDTPMGRMSGLRGGPSNGTRVLALHGWLDNAASFVPLLPHLDGLDLVAIDLPGHGRSAHLAPGADYSFAGAVNAVLDVADALGWERFALLGHSMGAGIASLLAAACPQRVERLLAIEALGALADEVDNTVVRMRDAIIATRALQGKSLRVFPDLAQAVRARMSAGHRLGSRLAEPAARLLVERGTAPVEGGFVWSSDPRLTLPTFQRPTEAQVNVLVAGIECPARVIFADPAQPYLPDPLRRERVALLPRGELVVIEGGHHLHMEQPEAVAQAIGDFFIAP